Proteins from one Rhinolophus ferrumequinum isolate MPI-CBG mRhiFer1 chromosome 15 unlocalized genomic scaffold, mRhiFer1_v1.p scaffold_54_arrow_ctg1_1, whole genome shotgun sequence genomic window:
- the RRN3 gene encoding RNA polymerase I-specific transcription initiation factor RRN3, whose product MAAPVLHTRLPGDAAASASAVKTLGSSRTGISDMLTLESDFFNSPPRKTVRFGGTVTEVLLKYKKGETNDYELLKNQLSDPDIKDDQIINWLLEFRSSIMYLTKDFEQLISILLRLQWLNRSQTVVEEYLAFLGNLVSAQTVFLRPCLSMIASHFVPPRVVTKEGDIDVSDSDDEDDNLPANFDTCHRALQIIARYVPSTPWFLMPILVEKFPFVRKSERTLECYVHNLLRISVYFPTLRHEILELVIEKLLKLDVSASRQDIEDAEEIAQTSSGTDATEGLFNMDEDEETEHETKADPQRLDRMVHPVAERLDILLSLLLSYIKDVCSVDGKIDINKTKDLYRDLITIFDKLLLPTHASCHVQFFMFYLCSFKLGFAEAFLEHLWKKLQDPNNPAVIRQAAGNYIGSLLARAKFIPLITVKSCLDLLVNWLHIYLNNQDSGTKAFCDVALHGPFYSACQAVFYTFVFRHKQLLSGNLKKGLMYLQSLNFERIVMSQLNPLKICLPSVVNFFAAITSKYQLVFCYTIIERNNRQMLPVIRNTAGGDSVQTCTNPLDTFFPFDPCVLKRSKKFIDPIYQIWEDMSAEELQEFKKPVKKEVLEDEDDDFLKGEVGITPSSFDTHFRSPSSSVGSPPVLYLPDQSPLIARSCD is encoded by the exons ATGGCGGCCCCAGTACTTCACACGCGGTTGCCCGGGGATGCGGCCGCTTCGGCCTCTGCGGTCAAGACGTTGGGGTCATCGAGAACTGG GATTTCAGATATGCTTACATTAGAGAGTGATTTCTTCAACTCTCCCCCAAGAAAAACTGTTCGGTTTGGTGGAACTGTAACAGAAGTCTTGCTGAAGTACAAAAAG GGTGAAACAAATGACTATGAGTTATTGAAGAACCAGTTGTCAGATCCAGACATAAAG GATGACCAGATCATTAATTGGTTGTTAGAATTTCGTTCCTCCATCATGTACTTGACCAAAGATTTTGAGCAGCTCATCAGTATTCTATTG AGATTACAGTGGTTGAATAGAAGTCAGACAGTGGTGGAGGAATATTTGGCTTTTCTTGGTAATCTTGTGTCAGCACAGACTGTCTTCCTCAGACCCTGTCTCAGCATGATTGCGTCTCATTTTGTTCCTC CCCGAGTGGTCACTAAGGAAGGTGACATAGATGTTTCAGATTCTGATGACGAAGATGATA ATCTTCCTGCAAATTTTGACACGTGTCATAGGGCATTGCAAATAATAGCAAGATATGTCCCATC gacACCGTGGTTTCTTATGCCAATACTGGTGGAAAAATTTCCATTCGTTCGAAAATCAGAGAGAACATTG GAATGTTACGTTCATAACTTACTAAGGATTAGTGTGTATTTCCCAACCTTGAGGCATGAAATTCTGGAGCTTGTTATTGAAAAGCTACTCAAGTTGGAT GTGAGTGCATCCCGGCAGGATATTGAAGATGCTGAAGAAATAGCTCAAACCAGTAGTGGAACAGATGCCACAGAAGGATTGTTTAACATG GATGAAGACGAAGAAACTGAACACGAAACAAAGGCTGATCCCCAAAGGCTAGATCGGATGGTACATCCAGTCGCTGAGCGCCTGGACATCCTGCTATCTTTACTTTTGTCCTACATTAAAGATGTCTGCTCTGTAGATG GTAAGATtgacatcaacaaaacaaaggattTGTATCGTGATCTCATAACCATCTTTGACAAGCTCCTGCTGCCCACCCATGCCTCCTGCCATGTACAGTTTTTCATGTTTTACCTCTGTAGCTTTAAATTG GGATTCGCAGAAGCATTTTTGGAACATCTCTGGAAAAAATTGCAGGATCCGAATAATCCTGCTGTCATTCGGCAAGCTGCTGGAAATTACATTGGAAGCCTTTTAGCAAGAGCTAAATTTATTCCTCTTAT TACTGTAAAGTCATGCCTAGATCTTTTGGTTAACTGGCTGCACATATATCTGAATAACCAGGATTCGGGAACAAAGGCATTTTGTGATGTTGCTCTCCACGGACCGTTTTACTCAGCCTGCCAAGCTGTGTTCTACACTTTTGTTTTTAGACACAAGCAGCTTTTAAGTGGAAACCTGAAGAAAG GTTTGATGTACCTTCAAAGTCTAAATTTTGAACGTATAGTGATGAGTCAACTAAATCCTCTGAAGATTTGCCTGCCCTCGGTAGTTAACTTTTTTGCCGCAATTACAAG TAAATACCAGCTGGTGTTCTGTTACACCATCATTGAGAGGAACAATCGCCAGATGCTACCAGTTATTAGGAATACAGCTGGAGGGGACTCGGTGCAAACCTGCACAAACCCACTTGACACCTTCTTCCCCTTTGATCCTTGTGTGCTGAAGAG GTCAAAGAAATTCATTGACCCTATTTATCAGATATGGGAAGACATGAGTGCAGAAGAGCTTCAGGAGTTTAAGAAACCtgttaaaaag gAGGTGCtagaagatgaagatgatgacTTTTTGAAAGGCGAAGTTGGAATTACACCGAGCTCCTTTGACACACATTTCCGAAGTCCTTCAAGTAGTGTGGGCTCCCCACCCGTGTTATACTTGCCAGACCAGTCCCCTCTGATTGCGAGGAGTTGTGATTGA